The genomic region AGGAAGAACGAGTACGTATCACTAAAAAACTTCAACAGCGAAAAGACCAGATAGTTGTCTTTGCTGAGATAGCTTACGGAAAGGAAGTACTCTCAAAAGAAGCTCATTATCCATTAGATACATTCTTAGAAAAAACCTTTACGCTGGTTACAGGAATTGCTAATCCAGCGCCATTACTGCGTTTCCTTCGAGAAAAGAAAGCACAATTTAAGCACTTACAGTTTGCTGATCATCATACATTTAGCAAGGATGAAATCAGTAAGTTAGAAAAAGAAGAGCGTATATTAACCACTGAGAAGGACTTTGTGCGTTTGGAAGGACAGTTGAACAATGTTTATTCGCTTCCTATTGAAATGAAATTCCTAACAGAGAGGGATCAGAAAATGTTTGGCACAGTTTTTGATGGGCTATAATCACGTATAATTATAAAATTAAATAGAGACACTTATGATTAAAAAATTCATTGCTATTGCGCTTTTTATAGTAGCGGGAACAGTGGTTAACGCTCAGGAAATTAAATGGATGACTTTTGACCAAGCCATTGCTGCACAAAAGAAAAAGCCTAAGAAACTATTTGTTGACGTATATACCAATTGGTGCGGTCCGTGTAAAATGCTTTCAAACAATACGTTTAAGAATAAAGATTTAGTAAAATATATCAACGATAATTTCTACGCTGTGAAATTTAATGGGGAAGGAAATGAAGTAGTGAACTACAAAGGGCAGAAATTTGAAAATACAGCCTATAATGCAGCGAATGCCAACAGCCGAAATGCAACGCACCCTTTTACTAATTTCTTGCAAGTGCAGGCTTATCCTACAATGATGTTTTTTGATGAGAATGCGGAATATATATTTCCGGTGAGCGGCTATATGTCGCCAGGGCAGCTTGAAGTTTTTTTGAAAGTTGTTGGTACAAATGACTATAAAAACATCAAATCTCAACAAGAGTTTCAAACTTATCAAAACAAATTTAAGGGAACTTTTAAGGAGTAGAGATACACTTTTTTCATAACTATATATTAAAAACCCTCCGACTTTTTTCGGGGGTTTTTATTTTTTTATTAATTTTGCTGCGAATTTAGAATAATT from Capnocytophaga haemolytica harbors:
- a CDS encoding thioredoxin family protein; this translates as MIKKFIAIALFIVAGTVVNAQEIKWMTFDQAIAAQKKKPKKLFVDVYTNWCGPCKMLSNNTFKNKDLVKYINDNFYAVKFNGEGNEVVNYKGQKFENTAYNAANANSRNATHPFTNFLQVQAYPTMMFFDENAEYIFPVSGYMSPGQLEVFLKVVGTNDYKNIKSQQEFQTYQNKFKGTFKE